Part of the Paracoccus sp. MC1862 genome, CCTGCTCCTGCCCGCCTGAACCGCTGCCAGTTGTTCGGCCCCGGTTCCCGCACCCAGCTTTTCCAGAAGATGGCGGGTTCGGCTGCCGATGTCATCAACCTTGATCTTGAGGATTCGGTCGCCCCGGACGACAAGCACCAGGCCCGGAAGAACGTCATCCAGGCCATCGGCGATGTGGACTGGGGCAACAAGACGCTGTCGGTGCGGATCAACGGGCTGGACACGCCTTATTGGTACCGCGACGTGGTGGATCTGCTGGAACAGGCCTCGGACCGGCTGGACCAGATCATGATCCCCAAGGTCGGCAATGCCGCCGACATCTATGCGGTGGACGCGCTGGTGACAGCGGCGGAACGCGCCAGAGGTCGCCAGAAGCCGATTACCTTCGAGGTCATCATCGAATCGGCCGCCGGCATCTCTCATGTCGAGGAGATCGCCGCCGCCAGCCCCCGTTTGCAGGCGATGAGCCTGGGCGCGGCCGATTTCGCGGCCAGCATGGGCATGGCGACAACCGGCATCGGCGGCACGCAGGAAAACTACTACATGGCCCGCGAGGGGCAGAAATACTGGTCCGACCCATGGCACTGGGCACAGGCTGCCATCGTCGCGGCCTGCCGGACGCATGGCGTGCTGCCGGTGGACGGCCCCTTCGGCGATTTCAGCGACGAGGAGGGCTTCCGCGCCCAGGCGCTGCGTTCGGCCACGCTGGGCATGGTCGGGAAGTGGGCGATCCACCCCAGCCAGGTGGCGCTGGCCAACGAGATCTTCTCGCCGAACGAAAAGGCCGTCACCGAAGCGCGCGAGATCCTCGCGGCCATGGAAGACGCGCAGAAATCC contains:
- a CDS encoding L-malyl-CoA/beta-methylmalyl-CoA lyase, which produces MSFRLQPPAPARLNRCQLFGPGSRTQLFQKMAGSAADVINLDLEDSVAPDDKHQARKNVIQAIGDVDWGNKTLSVRINGLDTPYWYRDVVDLLEQASDRLDQIMIPKVGNAADIYAVDALVTAAERARGRQKPITFEVIIESAAGISHVEEIAAASPRLQAMSLGAADFAASMGMATTGIGGTQENYYMAREGQKYWSDPWHWAQAAIVAACRTHGVLPVDGPFGDFSDEEGFRAQALRSATLGMVGKWAIHPSQVALANEIFSPNEKAVTEAREILAAMEDAQKSGAGAAVYKGRLVDIASIRQAQVIVRQAELITAEAQR